In Clostridia bacterium, a genomic segment contains:
- a CDS encoding metallophosphoesterase: protein MVIYVLIAVAAVFLAAALISTFTLRTTRMEIPIRNLPDEFDGFKLVHISDLHNASFGKSNGRLISRIKNCKPDCVLMTGDFAGGVSFEHPEKGAAHKLWLGLKPLPVYVSLGNHELRLVYRHNDLLEKQRADLRKTGCVLLDNSARRIERNGAHVNLFGLSLEGARHKGVHPFRIPDGAFEGPLKPVDGEVNILMAHVPQFFPQYADAGYDLVLSGHIHGGIVRIPGLGGVFSPTRRLFPEYCYGLYERGKTKMFVTAGLGRALIPLRFLCRPEVAEIVLKKER, encoded by the coding sequence ATGGTCATTTACGTTTTGATTGCGGTCGCGGCCGTTTTTCTCGCCGCGGCGCTGATCTCCACCTTTACGCTCCGAACGACGCGGATGGAGATCCCGATCCGGAACCTGCCGGACGAATTCGACGGCTTCAAGCTCGTCCACATATCCGACCTGCACAACGCCTCCTTTGGAAAAAGCAACGGGCGGCTTATTTCGCGTATAAAGAATTGCAAACCCGACTGCGTGCTTATGACCGGAGATTTCGCCGGCGGCGTTTCGTTCGAGCATCCGGAAAAAGGCGCCGCGCACAAGCTATGGCTCGGACTGAAACCCCTGCCCGTCTACGTTTCGCTCGGCAACCACGAGCTGCGGCTCGTTTATCGCCATAACGACCTGCTCGAAAAGCAGCGCGCCGATCTGCGCAAGACCGGCTGCGTACTGCTCGACAACTCCGCCCGACGCATCGAAAGGAACGGCGCGCACGTCAATCTTTTCGGCCTCTCGCTCGAAGGCGCGAGGCATAAAGGCGTGCACCCGTTCCGCATTCCCGACGGCGCGTTCGAAGGGCCGCTGAAGCCGGTCGACGGCGAAGTTAATATACTTATGGCGCACGTCCCGCAGTTTTTCCCGCAGTACGCCGACGCCGGATACGACCTCGTTTTAAGCGGGCATATACACGGCGGCATCGTGCGCATTCCCGGGCTCGGCGGCGTATTTTCTCCGACACGGCGGCTTTTCCCCGAATACTGCTACGGTCTGTATGAACGCGGAAAGACGAAGATGTTCGTGACCGCGGGGCTCGGACGCGCGCTGATACCGCTCCGTTTCCTCTGCCGTCCGGAAGTTGCGGAAATAGTCTTGAAAAAAGAGCGGTAA